In Acidobacteriota bacterium, the following proteins share a genomic window:
- a CDS encoding glycosyltransferase, whose translation MIDTSIIVPSLDSPWIERTLAGLRREGAPGDSVEVVVVGRDSAAQIPRDGSVRFFPTEQPLNPAAARNLAIAKARGDKLILIDADCRPLTGWLDRQRANLEHHPVAGGAVTFPRQGSRWALADNIASFHGLLADRPADSATEGPLGTLNLAIQRAAWERVGGFDEALTTSEDFDWVLRCRRAGLTTAFDPTAVVEHAAVRESRQDLERHATWYGRNFHDFARRHPQAFGTGPTWSSRRALALTAPLKAYAAAYDIYRRNPSLRDARRAFGGVVHFKRVWYRTVVATWPDHQPPPAGDSDGR comes from the coding sequence GTGATCGACACCTCCATCATCGTTCCCAGCCTCGATTCCCCGTGGATCGAGCGCACCCTCGCCGGCCTGCGCCGGGAAGGGGCTCCGGGAGACTCCGTCGAGGTGGTGGTGGTCGGCCGGGACAGCGCGGCGCAGATCCCGCGCGATGGCTCGGTCCGCTTCTTCCCCACCGAGCAGCCGCTCAATCCGGCGGCGGCGCGCAATCTCGCCATTGCCAAGGCACGCGGCGACAAGCTGATCCTGATCGATGCCGACTGTCGGCCACTCACCGGCTGGCTCGATCGCCAGCGCGCCAACCTCGAGCACCATCCGGTCGCCGGCGGCGCCGTGACCTTTCCGCGCCAGGGCTCGCGCTGGGCCTTGGCGGACAACATCGCCTCCTTTCACGGGCTGCTCGCCGATCGCCCCGCCGATAGCGCCACGGAGGGACCCCTCGGCACCCTCAATCTCGCCATCCAGCGGGCCGCCTGGGAGCGTGTCGGCGGCTTCGACGAGGCCCTCACCACCAGCGAAGACTTCGACTGGGTGCTGCGCTGCCGCCGCGCCGGCCTGACCACCGCCTTCGATCCCACGGCCGTCGTCGAGCACGCCGCGGTGCGGGAATCCCGCCAAGACCTCGAACGGCACGCCACCTGGTACGGGCGAAACTTTCACGATTTCGCCCGCCGCCATCCCCAGGCCTTCGGCACCGGCCCGACCTGGAGCAGCCGTCGGGCCCTCGCCCTGACCGCCCCCCTCAAGGCCTACGCCGCGGCCTATGACATCTATCGCCGCAATCCCAGCCTGCGGGATGCGCGCCGCGCCTTCGGCGGTGTGGTGCATTTCAAGCGCGTCTGGTACCGCACCGTGGTCGCCACCTGGCCCGACCACCAGCCGCCGCCGGCAGGAGACTCCGATGGCCGCTGA